One window from the genome of Salvia splendens isolate huo1 chromosome 9, SspV2, whole genome shotgun sequence encodes:
- the LOC121746890 gene encoding uncharacterized protein LOC121746890, with translation MTVGTKEGSLWKVSDNSDYSGSQKHETVDPKSGENELNELIRWSLGTVRPEVAIDLGKPTWRIIKCDSSDNSLEELAADKGEGCPSKFLTMCLNSVQEALYQDEPYNSKDDKPYFTDSWGFDFWSCYNKGIDVLDKDGVDSKARKITWIASTAADSISMKEEEEEAGAKAEAEGVSLDRPFLLYLVPSQEKASKVLEVCKTLEECGYVHSFCTRVFPWISKLKS, from the exons ATGACAGTGGGAACCAAAGAGGGTAGCTTATGGAAGGTGAGTGACAATTCTGACTACTCAGGTAGTCAAAAACATGAGACTGTGGACCCCAAGAGTGGGGAGAATGAACTGAATGAATTGATTAGGTGGTCTTTAGGTACTGTGAGACCGGAGGTTGCAATCGATTTGGGGAAGCCAACATGGCGGATTATCAAGTGTGACAGCTCCGATAATTCTTTGGAAGAGCTTGCTGCTGACAAAGGTGAAGGATGTCCGTCGAAATTCTTGACTATGTGCCTGAACTCAGTTCAGGAAGCTCTGTATCAAGATGAGCCGTATAATTCCAAAGATGACAAGCCTTATTTTACCGATTCTTGGGGATTTGATTTTTGGAGTTGTTACAACAAAGGAATTGATGTGTTGGATAAAGATGGAGTTGATTCTAAGGCTAGGAAGATCACTTGGATAGCATCAACTGCTGCTGATTCAATCTCAAtgaaggaggaagaggaagaggcaGGGGCAAAGGCAGAGGCAGAGGGTGTATCATTAGATAGACCTTTTCTTTTGTACCTTGTGCCGTCTCAAGAAAAAGCTTCCAAG GTGCTCGAGGTCTGCAAGACTTTGGAAGAATGTGGCTATGTACATAGTTTTTGCACTCGGGTGTTTCCATGGATCTCCAAATTGAAAAGTTAG
- the LOC121748846 gene encoding RING-H2 finger protein ATL66-like has translation MITPGINLVMTVIGFGLSIMFIVFVCTRLICARIQLSASRRSLARANRSDLSNLERGLHGLEPLALANFPVMKYRELCLSSRENACQRCTVCLADYHEEDMLCVLPVCGHSFHATCIGIWLQQQSTCPVCRISLRELPERKWYMQPMFSQAVRSQYRMQSVNAHYYCHCMANGNRPRSNEHVEEPSEGGAVHAGHSNSGIAHEKNRKPESPSSNQ, from the exons ATGATAACTCCAGGTATAAATTTAGTGATGACAGTGATTGGATTTGGATTGAGTATTATGTTCATAGTGTTTGTGTGCACGAGGCTAATTTGTGCTAGGATACAATTGAGTGCATCACGCAGGTCTCTTGCCAGAGCTAATAGATCTGATCTTAGCAAT TTGGAGAGGGGTTTACATGGTCTCGAGCCTCTAGCGCTGGCCAACTTTCCTGTGATGAAGTATAGAGAGTTATGCTTGTCCTCCAGAGAAAATGCTTG CCAGAGATGCACGGTATGCCTGGCCGACTACCACGAGGAAGACATGCTGTGCGTGCTGCCAGTGTGTGGGCATTCATTCCATGCAACGTGCATTGGGATCTGGCTGCAGCAGCAATCCACGTGTCCTGTTTGTCGGATTTCTCTGCGCGAGCTTCCAGAGAGGAAGTGGTATATGCAGCCGATGTTCAGCCAAGCAGTGCGGTCTCAGTACCGGATGCAGTCAGTTAACGCGCACTATTATTGCCACTGCATGGCAAACGGGAACAGGCCAAGATCGAACGAGCATGTTGAGGAGCCATCGGAGGGTGGTGCAGTCCATGCCGGGCACAGCAACTCGGGTATTGCTCATGAAAAGAATCGAAAACCAGAGAGCCCGTCGTCAAACCAGTAG
- the LOC121747313 gene encoding auxin-responsive protein SAUR32-like has protein sequence MLHIHFHHHGGGRRSTPKGCLAVMVGQGDERQRFVIPVMYVNHPLFTQLLKASEEEYGFDQKGPINIPCHVEEFCHVRGLIDKETAEHGGHHHLHGHHQFLCFKA, from the coding sequence ATGCTGCATATTCACTTCCACCACCACGGCGGCGGGCGGCGGAGTACTCCGAAGGGATGCCTGGCGGTGATGGTGGGGCAGGGCGATGAGCGGCAGCGGTTTGTGATTCCGGTGATGTACGTGAACCACCCGCTGTTCACGCAGCTGCTCAAGGCTTCGGAGGAGGAGTACGGCTTCGATCAGAAAGGTCCGATCAATATTCCGTGCCACGTGGAGGAGTTCTGCCACGTCCGCGGCTTGATTGACAAGGAGACGGCGGAGCACGGcggccaccaccacctccacggCCACCACCAGTTCTTGTGTTTCAAGGCTTGA